TGCTGAAATCGCAGCCTTCCACCTGGACAGGTAAGAGAGACATGTACAGCCATATAATTCATTTGTAAGTGAATTGTTTATATGAGTCAGTTATTTTCAATGAATCAGTCAAACCGGTTCACAAATAACTCTgaatcaaaataattaaaaaaaaaaatccttaattACAGCTATTTGAAAGGTTTACCTTTGAATGTTTTCTGCTATttcatatactttttttttttttttttaatatttggcttTATATTGCACTTTCTGTATTCTATTCTGAACTCTTTCTCTTTCACAATAAGGATATTGGGTTTCAGAAGGGTGCCTCCAGTGGTTGGGAGGcttattaatgtaataaaagaGATCAAAGACATCACCACTGACCATAAACTAGCCACAACATTTTTCACTTCCCCAGGTTCGTCCCACTTGGCTCTTATCTTCCTCTATCACTTCCTCTGAAACATGGTGTATTTGTAAGTCACAATCTGTCTTGCTCTTTCTGCAGTGGGGAATGCTTGTTTTTACGGCCAGTGTTCCTATTACTGCTCCACAGAGCATGCCCTCTGTGGACATCCCGTCATGATAGAGGGGTCTTTGGCTGCTATGCTGCCAGACCTTTCGTTGGCTCAGCGCCGCTCGTGGAAGAGCCCCTGGAGGCGGTCCTACAGCCGAAGCAAGCTGGCTCTGTGGGtggagtgtgtgttttttgttatttaaagtgatagtttacccaaaaatgaaaacgttgtcatcatttactcaccctcatgtcattctaaatcGGTATGATTTTTCTGTGAAAGTCAATCAAAGTTGCTTtctggaccccactgactttcaaaGTATCTTCTTTTTGCAGTGTGTGATTCACAATAAAGAAACCAGTGATTATTTCTGTAACAGGTGGGAGACAGATAACAACTACTGTGACTCAGTAAGAAAGTCTCCTCCCTACGACCGAGGCACTCGATTGGTGGATCTGATTGACATGAGCATTCTAGACTTCCTCATGAGTGAGTAATGGAATAGTACAGATGCCTCAAAGGTGAACACTTATAAAAAAAAGTACCATGGTTTTCTATGTATACCATGTTTTTGTACTCAAACCATGGCATGGTTTCAAATACCTTGGTGTAGCATGTCAGTACCAGGGTATATGTAATGAATATGGAAATAATTCAGTATGGTAGGCCAGTACATGTTTTCCTGATACTTTCCATCTACCATCTTCAGGTAACATGGATAGGCACCACTATGAAACATTTGAGAAGTTTGGCAATGACACATTTCTCATACACTTAGACAACGGAAGAGCGTGAGTATTCAAAATCAATAGTCCAAGAGGTTTTCAGATGATGTTTTGTTGGATCAGTTTGAATGGGCTTGATGCTTCTGTGTGCAAATGATGTGCGTGTTATAGGTTTGGACGTCACTCCAAAGATGAACCTTCTATTTTGGCTCCTCTTGTGCAGTGCTGCAGGTAGAGTGAACATCAGTTACAATTTGttactttgtgtttttttatcTGCATATTATTTGCTTGCTCTTTCCCTCAGGGTCCGTCGTTCCACGTTGCTTCATTTACATCTGCTCTCTCTCCCGTCGTATCGGTTGAGTGATGTCATGCGTGCATCTTTGTCTCAGGATCCCCTTTCAGCGGTGGCACCTCTCCTTACTGAGCCACATCTTTCCGCTCTTGATCGTCGCCTAGCAACAGTCATTCAGACTATCCAGGACTGTCTGGAGCAGCATCAACATCACAGTGATGTCATATATGATGACACTGATTACCCTTTGGCTTGATTATTTAGATGTTGTGATGTATAACCACATTGTAAACAATTACACATTATTTGGttgtaaaataatgttaaataaagtggATTATTGCCATCTGTGACCAGTACTTGAGGCAAGATTTGTGACAAAATCGAAGACAAAATGTTTGCAAGTaacatataaatcataaatattatttaagtaCCAAAGTTTCAGAGTCAGCAAAGCTATCTCAGTTGGCATAACAGGTAGGCATATTTAAAAGCCCAATGAAGTACCTTGGAATACGCAGCATAATTCAGTGCGATGACTTAATTTTAACTGTAACAGAAAGACAGGGCAGGCAGCTCCTtcccttttttaaaaatagccaatggtgttttgtttatattacagCTTGGCCAGAGCCATTGAGCTCGGAAGAAAAAAactttccttctaatctctaaacATTTCTTTTCCTAATCTCCTCCATAtcgctttaaaatataacattctGATATGTTTTGTGGTCTGCGCCGACTTGAGCATATGTGCTTTTGTGTCTCTGGACCGGAGCAGTGTGTGCGCTTCTGCAATTCGCATGACACTAAcgtgaaaccagacttcatttGCCTCATTTAGGGTGTACTTATAGGCACGGTTGCCTTGTACGGAGCCCGAGTGCGATTGTCCCAGAATACGATTGTAATTACttaaataagtactgagtagtattaattaactacatgtacttactatagagttacagttagggttagggtttggtttagggttagttacttgtaattatgcatgatttattgttattactagagtaagtacatgtagtaacgtgtaactacggcactgtaaaataaagtgttaccatttttttaatcaattgacagcactaattacaatatctttaatacttcttgagttacattCATGCAAATTCTGGGGTAAACATGAAAAGTACTTTTTCCCACGTTTGAACTGTCAGCATTGGTGTATAATGCAACAAGGCTTGCtgaagtcaacagattttagtaAAAGATTTATCTTCAGAAATTAATATCAGAAGTGTTGATCCATTTATTTATAGGAAGATTATTTTAGGTTATAAAATGTCTTAAACTTAATGATGTTTATGAATTAATACAGTTTCATCACATGATGtttcattaaatcattaaattaacTTTCATTGAGAATGGTGTAAAGGTTTTCCAATGGTGTGTAAACCATATGAAATCAACAAATACTTTTCTttaaatttgaaatgttttaaacaagATTTGTCATTGACTCAACAGTAAAAGTAAAGCCTAAAAATGAACTTGATGCTAGTGGGTAGTTAACTGCCGCTGACCGACAACAAGTGGGTAAAAAAAGGCTTCATAAAAGGAAGGAAATAAGATCACCTGTTTGCCTGGTCAACTTCACACGTTGACGCACTTTTGCAACAGTGCTCAAATTCTTTATAACTGGAGAAATTTGCAACATGTAAGTATACATGTAATTGTTTTAAGAAAATTGTCAAATTAACATTTCATTAACCATGTTATAAATTTCAATAAATACAATTCATGTAGGAGTTATTgagatgatttaaaaataatgtgtgcCTCTCTctacatttttttattctggacAAACAAGTAAATTGTTTTCAAAGTTAAAGCATGGACTTCAGACTCATATCACTGATCCTACTTATACACATTTCAGGTAAGATTGTTGTGTTACTGGATTATAGTGTATCAATGTCTtatcaaaatgtatttctatATACTACAGACATTTTAGACATGAAGGAGAGTTGCCTCACTGCTGTTATAGTGTCTCATGTGGTTTGTCATATGAGGATCTTTCTTTCATCGATACAAACGTTTTAGTCTGAGTGTTAACTTTTCATCAGGCTGTCTATCATTGGACCTTCTCTCTGTGACCTGTGAAGATGTTTGTGCTCTGAGGGAAAACACTGTGCAGCTGAGATGTTCTTATTCTGAAATCAACATCAAAACTGTGTTCTGGTTCAGCCGGAAACAGAGTTCAAACTGGAGAAAGAAAGATGAACCTGAAGATTTGACTTTAGACTGGGACTACTCAGGACGGGTGAAGCAGAGGGTCACAAACCACCATTCAACACTCACAATTTCagacctgagagagagagactctgGAGAATATCAGCTCATGTTCATGAAGGATGGAGTTAAACGTCTCGGCTCAGTCGCTGTCAATCTAACAGTCACAGGTGAAACTGAGTCTAGATTCTGGTCAGTTCAGCTGTTTATTTGTCATGTGATGAAGTGTTTcttaattttactttaattcaGACCTGCAGGTGAGGATGAATCCTGCAACTACAGACCCAAGAGATCAGAGAGTGATGCTGACCTGTGATTCTTCCTGTGATTTGCCATCCAGACCACAGAATTATTTCTGGAAACAAAATggacaatatttatatttaggaGATAATATATACAGAAGCATTATTGTACACAATGGAGCTGGCAGTTACTCCTGTTCTCTTACTCCAGACCATAAGATTTCCTCCTCTCCTGTGTGTGAGTGACACTTGATATGtttatttaatgaacaataatataatatcagtGTTCATACATGAGCATATGTGGACACGTTTAAAGGTTTTTCATATGAATGTTCATTATGAAAATTGTTTGTGATTTCCTCATGCAATTTGTCTTTTCAAATCAAAGTGTGCCATTTAAGACATGGTGCCAGTCCCAATACACACACTTGTAGATGTTGCATTTGACCCCTCATCTGTTTGCATGATGTTTCTTCTTATTTTGTGACAAACATTCATCttggtgtaaacaggccctaaTTAGGTCTTAATTATGACTTTCACAGCAGGATTCTGTGTCTCTTTCAGGTATTTCTAAGAGTGGCTGCTGGGATGTGACTTACACCTCTAGAAGAGTCTGTGCTTTGATGGGATCAACAGTAGACATTTCCTGCACATACTCACATCCCTCTGGTTATACTGTAATTAAAACATTCTGGCATTACGATCGGCCTGGTGACTTCAAGGATCTGTGTGAGAAGCGTCAGTTTGCTGGTCGTGTGGAGTATGTGGGGAACACACTGAGAATCAAAGAGCTCAAGATCAGCGACTCTGGAGAATATCGATTCAGGATCATTTCTGACAGAACAGGAGGAAAATACTCTGGAACACCTGGAGTCATTCTTACTGTTACAGGTAACTGATCATGAtgaatcaaaatcaaattttaatgattttaatgcCACTAATTGTGGCAAACTGTTCACAAGTAAAACTGTGCCATTatataaaagtttttgttttatatatgattttttttttttttttttttgcaattgtgacTGAGGTTTTAAATTTTAGTACTGATTTGGGTGTATTCAAACCCCTGCAGACAGTTGGTCAGAGATATATAATGACATCTAATTTGAAGAATTCACCCAAGACTCAAATCTCATTAAAGCTTTTACTGAAGGCAAAGTTGTGGTTTTTATATGCACACACAGCTATATTACATCAGTAACTTTGGGATACTGCAGACAAATGTGAGAAGTGGATTACTCATGAAGAGTGTTCACGTTCTGTATGTGTGCTCAGTGCACCTGCTCCACTTCCTGACAGCACGTGATGCACATGATGGTGTGAAGTTAAAGATatccaaagatattttaaaatgaacaaagacatttgctttactgGTTCAACCCCCTCTCTCTTGCTACAAGGATCATTTGGAAGGCTCAGAGGTGCTGATAGTGATCAAGCCCTATAGACCAAGATGTATGTACATCGGGGGTCTACAACTTGTCACACCTTTACTACAGTGGGGGaagttttaatcttctgattggtcagtttgaatgtctcacatttggGTTTCAGTTCACATGGTCAAGGAAGGGATAAAAGAAGATTGTAACTGTTGCTTGCTCTCTTTTTCTGGGCTCTTTCTATCTTTCAGGTAACTTTTTACATACATGCTGGGTACGATTAAtggtatatgattttatcatctcGTATACATCtattttttaactattttaagtgtaaccataaccagatattgtcattaaaacCCTTTCTATTACAAATGATGTGCTAActagttttgatttagtattaaCGTTAATGTGCTCCCTATTGCAATATAATATTGTCACACTATAGCTATGCTttcccacatattttgctattataactGTGCTTATTTCTGTCTTTGGTATAAgttgcagtgggtggtaatagacaagaaatTTACAGTTTTCTACCATCTTGCTGATAACATTTCTTTAGTCATTCAGCAACCCTACAGCCTGAACCCCTGTAGGCGGACCACCCTTACAATGGTCACATTGAAAATGTTGATTGGTCACATGAAGAAAGTTCAAAAAgccttttgaacagtaatgttaGGCCCTAACATTTCTTAATTCAATTCTGTTTTTTCAGATACTATGGTAACAAGCAGCCCAAACATTATATCAGAGGGACAGGAAGTGATATTAAGCTGTTCAACTAAATGCACTCTGAACGACAAACACACTTACATCTGGTACAAGAACGGACGGCAGGAAACGGATGGATTCACTAAAGACAACAAGCTGTACCTGGACTCAGTCAGCGATGAAGAGCTTCAAGAGTATTCCTGTGCTGTAGGAGGTAACACATCTCTCATGATACATGTGCTTCAGTGTGAA
This genomic stretch from Megalobrama amblycephala isolate DHTTF-2021 linkage group LG2, ASM1881202v1, whole genome shotgun sequence harbors:
- the LOC125252591 gene encoding sialoadhesin-like, giving the protein MDFRLISLILLIHISGCLSLDLLSVTCEDVCALRENTVQLRCSYSEINIKTVFWFSRKQSSNWRKKDEPEDLTLDWDYSGRVKQRVTNHHSTLTISDLRERDSGEYQLMFMKDGVKRLGSVAVNLTVTDLQVRMNPATTDPRDQRVMLTCDSSCDLPSRPQNYFWKQNGQYLYLGDNIYRSIIVHNGAGSYSCSLTPDHKISSSPVCISKSGCWDVTYTSRRVCALMGSTVDISCTYSHPSGYTVIKTFWHYDRPGDFKDLCEKRQFAGRVEYVGNTLRIKELKISDSGEYRFRIISDRTGGKYSGTPGVILTVTDTMVTSSPNIISEGQEVILSCSTKCTLNDKHTYIWYKNGRQETDGFTKDNKLYLDSVSDEELQEYSCAVGEIQITPNQAESTALRNTVITLSVILVLALIGVLWYRRRRNNPSQQHEERKDDVQSGYVTLYDTLYDKPYLQSAHRT
- the fam20cl gene encoding extracellular serine/threonine protein kinase FAM20C, with the protein product MRVCTRRRSQTLRMWLLIVFLSLHLLVVSLVLSMYHTSCEPHSHPDIQTSISFFIQNTSTSTNTMAAAGSVTHKVEIDSAADDLSKLEALFSHPLYNMPTPPVPDGDWLLKVRTRRKDEERSTQQWLSANYDGYDPILWNASAETHPPWLRFHLGISRWQMYQHKDPNLSALTQQLASHRIVSAVQKSGGTQLKLVMSFRNYGKALFKPMKQERHEETNVNLYYFSDFERHNAEIAAFHLDRILGFRRVPPVVGRLINVIKEIKDITTDHKLATTFFTSPVGNACFYGQCSYYCSTEHALCGHPVMIEGSLAAMLPDLSLAQRRSWKSPWRRSYSRSKLALWETDNNYCDSVRKSPPYDRGTRLVDLIDMSILDFLMSNMDRHHYETFEKFGNDTFLIHLDNGRAFGRHSKDEPSILAPLVQCCRVRRSTLLHLHLLSLPSYRLSDVMRASLSQDPLSAVAPLLTEPHLSALDRRLATVIQTIQDCLEQHQHHSDVIYDDTDYPLA